The genomic window cgtaccgtacatgtcAATATTTGTTGTCGTTATCTCTTTATGGTCAGAGTCCATTCACGCAGCGAAAAAACCCATAtctcatgtaatatttatcaacgtatgtaacctctatgccaggttatatgataatcatacttcacaactattattgttcgacaaattaaaatttgtatcatttcaacgttacttcactaaaaagttAACTACACAAATagattaaatgaataataaaatgtcGACAAAATGACgttgaaacaaatttacacacactcactcatccaattcctttctttatttattcgctcgTGCTCTAATAAAACAAAGTTATACTACTACACTCTATTCAACCCCACTATCACCAGTAAGTACTGCACTCTATGCAGAGAGATGACACGAAAtaacacactcactcatcaaatttctttctttccttatTTATTCACTCGTGCGCTAATAAAATAAAGTTATGCTGCTATATTTTATTCAGCTCTACTATCGTCAATAGGTACTACAATCTATACATAGAGATAACACGAAATGACACACAATAAGATGCGACATGAGTGACGAAAGCAGCGTGACATGGCCGACCTGTTTTTAGAATCTGATGTACCGAATACGACATTGTATatcatattcgacacctcatatGCTGAAAACTGGTGTTTCGCATTTTGAAATTGGATTTTTGGTGTTTAAGGTACTAAATACAGTtgctaaatttacaaatacactaatatattatctatctattttagtaaatatagCCACATTTGTtgattatttttggattttggcCAGTCCACGCGTCCCCGATCCATCTGTCACCGCTCGCCGGTCTCTGTGCCGCGGGCCCCACGGCGCCAGGTAAGCCTGCCCACCACTCGAGACAGCCCTGCGTGGTGCGCGCCAAGGTGGACCAGCCCCGACCCGCACGCGCCCTGCCGCCCTCACGTGCACCACGCCGTACGTACGCGCGCGCGGGGCCCATCTCACATGCCACGCCTTCGTCTCGTCGTTCCGCACCGCGGTACCGGTCTGCCTGCCCACAGCGAGATGCGCGCCTCATCCCACGTGGCGTCCCGATCTAACGGCTGGAGCTTCACGCGGCTCACGGCATTCGTCCGTCGCTCGCCACGCTTCCCGGTGACGGCCGCACGGATGCCGTCGGATATGATCCAACGGTGGTTGTTGCGCTAGAGCTGAATGGAAAGAAAGATTAGGGAGGGCGGATTAGTTAACGCGGTTGGATTAACTCACCCGACCCCTTCCCTATTTCATCCGCTCGTCGCGTCGCCTCCGCTGTCCAAACGCAAGGCACCCAATTCCATTCCCCACCCGGCTCCCggtctccctccctctcctcgcCTCCCGGCATTTGCTTTGCTCCGAGCTGAGCCGCGCGATAGCTCACAACCGGGATGGAGTCGGACGCGTCCACCTCGCCGTCGCGGCGGAGCACCAGCTGCTACAGCGACAGCGGCGATTCCTCCTGCTCGGAGCCCTTCAGCGAGTGTGGCAGCGACGACCTCTCCTTCacgcctgccgccgccgcgggcaTCCACCGCTTGCTGCTGTCCTGCGCGGCCGAGGCGTCGGAGGACGCCATCTCATCGCTCGTCGCGGAGCTggagtcgccgtcgccgtcgctggACTCGCTCCGGCGCGCGGCCATGGAGCTCCGGCTGCTGGCCAAGCACAACCCGGACAACCGGGTCCGCATCGCGGCGGCAGGGGGCGTTCGGCCGCTCGTTCCGCTGCTGTCCCACGCGGACCCGCTGCTGCAGGAGCACGGGATCACGGCGCTTCTCAACCTCTCGCTCTGCGACGAGAACAAGGCGATCATCGTCGAGGCCGGCGCGATACGGCCGCTGGTGCACGCGCTCAAGTCCGCCGCGTCGCCCACGGCGCGGGAGAACGCCGCGTGCGCGCTGCTCCGCCTATCCCAGCTCGAcggcgccgctgccgccgccatcGGCCACGCGGGCGCGATTCCACTGTTGGTCTCCCTCCTCGAGACCGGCGGCGCGCGCGGGAAGAAGGACGCCGCCACGGCGCTCTACGTGCTCTGCAGCGGCGCGCGCGAGAACCGCCTCCGCGCCGTGGAAGCCGGCGCCGTTCGCCCCCTGCTCGACCTCATGGCTGACCCTGAGTCCAGCATGGTGGACAAGGCCGCCTACGTTCTCTACTCTCTGGTGGGCTCCGCCGAGGGCCGCTCCGCCGCAGTCGAGGAGGGCGGTGTCCCCGTCCTGGTCGAGATGGTGGAGGTCGGCACCTCGCGGCAGAAGGATATCGCCACCCTCTCCCTCCTGCAGATCTGCGAGGACAACGCCGTGTACCGCAGCATGGTCGCCCGCGAGGGCGCCATCCCTCCCCTCGTCGCCCTCTCCCAATCCTCTTCCGCCCGCCCCAAACTCAAATCCAAGGTACACGCTACATCACATTTCCCCATCAAAAATACAATCTTTTCGCCCATTTCATCTTAACCCGATACGGTTCGCAAACTAATCCATTCCGAATCCGCAGGCAGAGGCGCTGATCGAGATGCTTCGGCAGCCGCGTAGCCCAAGCCTCCGCGCAAGGCCGGTGGCGGTCGTTGCGGCGGAGTGACCCCATCCCAATCCCACCCTACCTTGTTCGTGCCAGCTTTCTTCACTTCTTCGGCGAGACGAGCTGGCGCCGGTCGGCCGGCCGGCACGCGCGTGTAAATATCAAGCAGCGTGTTTGCGTCCACGAGCGAGTGTACAGTATCCTCAAGCGAGATGTTCGTCGGGAGAACCGAAGAACAGTCTAGTCTCCGTGTAATTTCCACCTTCCCAGCCTTCTTTTTATTCCCTTTCCTCCTCTAGTTTGGTTGCTTTGCTCCCTCGCCGGCCGCGGCGAGGCAAAGGTGTGTGCAGCAAAACTGCAAAAAGGCTTCGAATTCGCGTGTGCTCGTGTGGGTTGGATTGTGCTAGTCCGTGTGTGTACGTGCGTTGGGTTGGTTTCTGATTTTCAGTGGATACGAGAAAACCCTCTGTTTCTCTGAAAGCACCGTTTGGTTGGAATTGGAAACCGGCGATCGGGGATTGGATCGTGCTGTTGAATTCTGCTTTAACGTTTTCGTAACGTTTTCACGCGTGCttcgccggcgacggcgagtgGGTGCCGCTACCCACCACCGTCGGCCGGGCCCGGCGCGCTCCGTGGCCGGAATGGCGACTGCTCGTTGAATCGTTGGCCTTGACTTGGTAAATCAGCAACCTTTTCCGGTTCAACCGAATGCGATAGCTCGGGTTTTCTAGTGGCATCTCAAACACCTACTTCGCTGTCTTGTTTGGCGCCACCAAAAAGCAGGGTTTCTGCCGCTTCTCGTGGTCTAGAAGATGTCGGATGGGCTGAATGGACGGACGAATGGGGCCCGTGCTTCCTGTCCTAGCGGTAAAGCTGAGATCTTGCCTGGCCGGGTGGCAGTCTGATCGCTAGTTCGTCTCTTGCGAGCTGAAAACGACGTCGATCTCTCCCTGGCAGATGAATAGCCCCGCTTCGGATATGTCGTTTTCCGAGGCGCGGAGCGCATGCATGCCGCCTGTTTCTTCCCACCTCTTGCATCGATTCCTTTTGTCGTTGCTAGGATTCGGTGCCGGTATCTTGTCGATTCTGGTACGGGAGTGGAAATCACTTGTCGGCTTGGGACTTGGCCTTGTCTATCCGCTGGCGTTTGGGTTGTGGGAAATGAAGGGTGGGAAAGGGATACGAGCTTCGGGATGGATTTAAACCTATGTTTGAAATGCGGTAAAAAGATAAGAGGTGGGTATAAGAATAGGATAAGAGGGGCTCATACCTCACCAATCGTAACACAGTGGAGGAGGTGGGTAAAGGACTAAGGGTTACGACTGAGATATGAGAGATGGATATCACTGCCCTCCGTCGGACGGATGAAGCGCTGGATTATAAAGAGTGTCTTTGGATTATAAAATGGAAACAACATTTACTTCTTCATGCTAAGTTGTTAACAGAACGCAAAGATAATTTTTGCATTATTAATTTcagtgaggggtattttggtcaagAAAGTTTGTATCCCAATTCATGACTCAATGCAGCCAAACGTGGGAAATGGTCTAAATCTTCATATCCTTAACCCAAACTCAATTCCTTGTATTACAAACCTTATCCTTTTCCCAAACCCAAGCCCCATCCAAACGCCACTCGTTTCGGGATTACATAGATGCATGGCAAGTAGCGACCTGTAGGATACTTTCTTTTAACCAAACATGTTCTTTCTTCTCCAGTTACACAAGATCATCTGCGCAAGACGCAATTCgtactagaaaaaaaaaactcttcatGGAATACTTGCTGTATTCGATAGGGGAGGGTGGGTAGTATAGAAATACAAAGTGCAAGTATCTGGCCAGTGAAGTACTCTCATGTGAGGGTCTTCAGTCTTAGTGAGTAATACCCATCCTTGTATAATATTATGCGTAGAAACAATATATTCGTTGTGATAGTGTTTAACAGAGTTTCACTAGATATTTCATTTCGGAGAACTTTAGTCGGTAGTAACTTAATGCATTGACATCAGCTAGTTGCTCACATAGGGTATGTTCAAGTGAATGATCAAAAGGATATGTTAGGTGGAATTTAAATAAGAATGGACTTTTCACCATTCATTCTACATACAAGATATGTTTAGGTGGAATTTACATAAGAATGGACTTTTTACAGTTCATTCTATGTACAGGGCTCTTGTAAACAATGGCAATATAAACGTGAATAGTGTGGTTTAAAATTTAAAGGTCCctttaaaaataaagatcttTTTTGGTACCTAAAGAAAGATGTTATTGTAACCAAAGATAACTTAGCAAGATGAAACTGGAATGGGAGTAAAAATATTGCTTTTTAGTAACAATGAAACGATTCAACATCTGTTTTTCTATTGTATTAATTTTGCTAAGTTCCTATGTGTGTAATTCATATTGCCTTTAATATCACTATACCGCTTAGTATGTATGATTAATTTGAAGATTGGCTTACTGGTCAGGGAACTAAGTACAAAAGACAACTATTAACTGAGGCATCTACATTATGTTAGGTTTTATGGCTCGACAGAAATGATATTGTGTTTGACAAATCATCTTCTAAAAATCATTTACATGTACTATCCAAAGGGACGTACTGGCTTCGCTTCTGAGTACAGCTACAAAGGTGTAAAGAAGACAAGAAGAATATTTGAATTGCATGCGGTGTCTAGAGACTACAGTGATGCATATCTTCGTCAATTATGGATGAAGGTTTAGTAATAGGATTACTGCTTAATAAAACCTCGATATTCAAACTATGTTAGTTTTTATTGGTTTAAGTCATTCCACCATTACAATGTGTAATGTAATATCCTGAGTGATGTAGCTTTGTAATAATAACAGTGTCCGAATGCTCTCATGCTAAAGGCTAGGATAATctattccattattaaaaaatgtGAATGTTTTTTGAGCTCTGCCCACTCACAATCCGATGTAATCGTGGAGTACTAGTGTACCAAGTGTGATGTATTGTCACTACTAGTGCATTGAACTCAAGTACCTGATCGCCCGGCCTCTTTCCAGATTAGTTAATTCTATTAGAGAGTAAATGAGTAGAGAGATTGAACTCGGGAGTAGAGTAAAGCGATCCATTCTCATTGCATCGTAATGTCTTGTATATTTACAAGTTGAATAGGTGCCGTTGAGGAGAAATTACGTATATGTCATTAATTTAGTTGTGTTTTGAATATTTACtatcatgatcaatatgttaTTGACATAAATGATTCTATATGTCACTGAGAGagatatgatattttattgaaACACTAATGTAAATAGTGGTAATTGAACAAATCTCTCATCCCGAGGTGACATCACTCCCCAACGGACACAAACACATAACTGTAATAGGCAGTTAAGAATTGATCAATTCTCAACAAACTCCACTCGTGTGCCGTTGACACCTTCCACTTTCAGATCTAGTTGCGCTCTATTCGAGAAACCTTCAGAACTATATGCCATTGCAGCCATGATCCTGCCACTGAGAATGCAGCTCGGTGATATACTGTATAGGCACAACGCTTCAGATAGCAACGACAGCTTTGCATAATTGCACTTGATTTTATTACCCTGAACAACGGGAGCCACCAGCGGATCGGCTCAACAGTGGACAGtggttgccgccgccgcagcacccacacacacacacacacacatgcccTGCCGGCTGCACAAACGGGTATGTGGCGCGCGAGTCGCGAGCGAGCTCTGTCCTCCCGCTCCCGCCCCACCGGATCAAAACGAGATCCCGCGGAGACGCCGAGCTCGGTCCCGGCGCCGGGTCGGACGGACCGGCGCGCGCCACGTGTTGGGTCCGGCCGGCGTGGTGGGGCAGAGAGCCGAGGTTTTTGCGCCTCTCCCCTTCCCAGATTCGCTCGAGCGCGCTAGCCTTTTCGGCTTTTCGCCACTACAGCTGAATATTGTTGCTGCTGTTTGTTAACGCCGGCCACAAGGAGCGGGTGGCGATGATGGGGCGGCGGCACCGTGATGGTGCCCACGCCGTCCCGCTCTGCTGCTACACATGTACAATGGAACGCCAATCATGTGGCGGCACATGAGCGTTCTGCTCTTCTTTTTGAGAGGTGCGTGCGCTGTTGCAGCATATGCTTCGCTTTGGGTAGAAGAGTTTACCCGGGTGGTAGTATTTTCCTGTAAGGACTAAGGATGGCTGGTGCATGTGTACAATTTCATTTTATGTGCACAATATACGATACTACTTCCTTCGATTGCAAgtgtagatcgttttagacttgtacataaggattaagaaagtagatcaaatgacctttttacattttatttattctgtattgaaaaagataactcattcattcgtgagagtagtagcatttattaaacaagagcaagactggaacaaaagagaaacaaatgcatagaagttcaaaaataacctatatttagagaatagttgaagaagctaaaacaacttatatttgcaaacaGAGGTAATATATCGTAGTCAATGAAGATGTTAGTACCTTGTGTTATGTGTAGCCTACAATGTTTATCGGAAATTGTGGACAAGAACATGGTTGACTCCGATAAAAATAAGTTACAGAACAGACAGTTCTCTGCTTTCATCAGCACTGCCTGCCGTCGGCCCAACTATATGTTCCTTTGCATGCATCTCCTTGGTGAATTGCACGATCCATATTTGGTCGCTCGTATATACCACGAAGAAATCTTTCACTTGTGACGGAAATAGGGGTACCGGAGGTATATACGCACGGATGCAACACATGCGAGAGGGGAACAGGTAGCCATGGGGCGTAGGGTGATGGGGACAGTAGCGACCGCGGTGGGCGTGCAAGGTGAGTGATGCGTGGGGCCTTCTCTAATCGGTAGGTCGGCGCTAGGGTGGGGATCCGGACACGTGGCGGCCAGGCTCGGCCCGCGCTTGATTTGGGCGCGCCACATGCACGCACCCAGCTGGTCTCGGACCACTGCCGAATCAAGGCGCCGTGGCCAGTAGCTAGCTAGCATGGGGCCGTTGGCACGGGCGCACGCACGTCCGAACGAAGGCAACTTTTATCGAACCTGTGGTGGAGTAGAGTAGAGCGGCGTCCGGCCGGGCAATGCGCGGCGCGGCAAACCGCCACGCGACAGGAGGCGAGCGAGGCAAACGCACGGGAAGCCACACAACCACGCGACATCACGTCGCGCGCGCGGCGCGGGGATGCTCGGCCTTCTGCGGCCGTGCGTTGCCGGGCGGccggctcgtgctcgtgctcgcgCCGCGTCGGCTTGCCCATTAGCGCTTGCTCCAGTACGCCCAGGACAGGCGGTGCACCCACCCCcgcggcggccggccggccggctctGCCACGCCGTTTCGTTGCTCGCCGCGCCGATTTGGTACCGGTTGGAGCCGTCCGATCGATGAAATCTGTGACTTGGGTGGCCAAGATCGGTCGAGCCAGGCGAAGACTGCGACCACGGGTGATGCATGGGCCTTTGATGATTGACCCGACGACAGAAATAattgccgtcgccgtcgccaaaTGATTCGTGCCAATCCCGATCTATCTAACACTGCGCCGCTCGCTTTCCAGTACCGGTCGATAGCCCGGGGAACGAGTTAATAGGCCCTTTTTGAAAACTCGACAGTGCATTGCGTACGTCTGTGCATGTACGCGCGCGTGTCCTTCCCGTTCTTTTCTGAGTTAAGTTAGGCGTACGACCACTGCTGACAAACTGGGGTCACATCACATGAAACCATCATTTGCCCGTGGACGGGAGCTGATTCCGCTCCGGAATCACTCCTAGCGCTGCCAAACGGGCTGGTTGGGGAGTGATTCTGCTCGGGAATCACTTCTCGTTTTGTATAGCGAGGTGGGAGCTAAAAAAACTAGTTTCCACCTGATTTTCGATCGATTCtcctcgatttcaacacaatatccTCTCAGGAATCACTTCTACTACTAGTATatcaaacgattttacaaacagaatcactttcaccacagaatcactcccacCCTACTTCCACtacagaatcactctcaccacaaaatcagagctctaccaaacggtcCCTTAATTGCGAGCGTGCTCAAGCAGAGGAAACGTACGCGCGGCTGCTTGCTTCGTCATCACATTTTTTTGAAGCGGGGTACTGCATCGCTTACCCTGTAGGCctgtaatatattttatttgttgaCATTGTTTCGCAATGTAATCCTGCaaagttaaaatatatttgatGAGCTGGAAACTGCTGTTTCTTGTTTTACGTTTTCCAATCTGCTTGAGGAGTGCAAAGGGAGAAacctttccttcttttttatttggccGGAAACGAGGAAAAACGCCACCTGATTCTCCAGCAGCCAAGAGGCCTGTGTCAACGATGCACGCAGTCTAAAATTCAACTGAGCACCGATGGTTTTGTTTGGAGTTTTTATATTTTGTAGTGGCCACAGTCATACATTTGAACATTTCCGTTGCTGCCTTTTAAACTATTTCATCTCTTTTTGTATGCGTACGCGCACCTTGATTGAGTGTAGGCATTACGATTTACGACATTAGACTTCAGAACTCTTCCGAGATGACCACTTCTCTTTCGTGTGTTCAATTGAACTTTGAATTCATATACATGTATGCATATGCATGACCTTGTCTAGACGATGACAATAATAGACATCACTAGCACTACATTATACTACTAGGCAAGTTGCATTTATGTTGGCCATTGAAATCGTGCACCGTCcttgatatatattgttttcTCTTTTAGGTGCTCAATGATGCAAATACTTCCTAACATATGCTAACAAGTTTATGCTAAAGCACATGgagtgttttttttaatttccaaacaaattaaaataCTATCCCTTGACTCACAAAATTTCATAATGATAAATTCTCATGTGCAATAATTTACTAAGATTAAGAAATGTGGATAGATGAGATCTGAAGTATATAATTACTGATACTGTAGACAGAGGACAGGCTCTGAATTGTATTCAGAAATGATAACTGTTCCTGCAGAGTTCAGAGCCAGAGCGTGTGATGTTTCTGAACCTTTGTCAACCACGAAGAGCCAGAGTACATTTAGTGTTTTGTTTCTGACAATGTCGCCCGGCAACCTGAATCTAGTTGCTCAAGCTTACAACTCAAATTTTTTTCTTCGccacttaaaaaatatatattcttcAGTTCAATTGTTTATCTTCCCCAGGTGTTACATTTGCTGGCATGTAAGAAAAAAGTGTattagttttagtactgttgtTGTGATTTGTATGTAGATACTTCTAGGGAACCGCaataaaaaagaattaaatCCGAGAAGATTCCTGCTGTTTCATATTCCTACCCCCTACATTTTCTTGTTTTTCCGGTGAAGATTTCTGAGCTGTCGCTGATGTGTTTGTCCCTGAGCAGACCTACAGAAGTAGCTGTCATGTCAGCATAAGAAACTAGCgagagaaaaagaaatttgGATGGAATCATACGGAGCGCTTATAATTTGGGCTTTGGCCGCGACACGGTactattaaataattaattagcagttttaaaagtaaataaataaatgatgaGATGTCTTTGTAGCTTTCTGAGAAACTGTTGCATGAGAATGCTGAGATCTCTTGGC from Phragmites australis chromosome 14, lpPhrAust1.1, whole genome shotgun sequence includes these protein-coding regions:
- the LOC133890605 gene encoding U-box domain-containing protein 4-like, translating into MESDASTSPSRRSTSCYSDSGDSSCSEPFSECGSDDLSFTPAAAAGIHRLLLSCAAEASEDAISSLVAELESPSPSLDSLRRAAMELRLLAKHNPDNRVRIAAAGGVRPLVPLLSHADPLLQEHGITALLNLSLCDENKAIIVEAGAIRPLVHALKSAASPTARENAACALLRLSQLDGAAAAAIGHAGAIPLLVSLLETGGARGKKDAATALYVLCSGARENRLRAVEAGAVRPLLDLMADPESSMVDKAAYVLYSLVGSAEGRSAAVEEGGVPVLVEMVEVGTSRQKDIATLSLLQICEDNAVYRSMVAREGAIPPLVALSQSSSARPKLKSKAEALIEMLRQPRSPSLRARPVAVVAAE